The following are encoded together in the Triticum dicoccoides isolate Atlit2015 ecotype Zavitan chromosome 6B, WEW_v2.0, whole genome shotgun sequence genome:
- the LOC119325296 gene encoding cytochrome P450 711A1-like isoform X1, whose translation MEGTNCSIALETAGHAAALGTSAPALLLLSCVAVIGEFLVYFYAPFWALRRVPGPPTRFPLGHLHLLANHGPDVFRAIAKEHGPIFRFHMGRQPLVIVANAELCKEVGIKKFKDIRNRSTPPPTVGSLHQDALFLTRDSTWSSMRNTVVPLYQPARLAGLVPTMQPYVDALVDSVAACPDQDCVPFCQLSLRMAIDIIGRTAFGIDFGLCKKVAAADGGEDVRGFLEEYKRSMEFIKMDLSSSLSTILGLFLPCVQTPCKRLLRRVPGTADYKMEENERLLCRRIDAIIAGRRRDRENSASPPGAALDFIAALLDARESGARGLALEDRHVRALAYEHLIAGTKTTAFTVSSVLYLVSCHPRVEERLLAEVNAFGGAATDADDLQGRFPYLDLVIKEVMRFHLVSPLIARETSEEVEIAGYRLPKGTYVWLAPGVLARDARQFPEPEEFRPERFAPEGEEERGRHPYAHIPFGIGPRACVGHRFALQQVKLAVVHLYRRYVFRHSPAMESPIQFDFDLVLGFRHGVKLRAMRRTRRD comes from the exons ATGGAAGGCACCAACTGCTCCATTGCTCTGGAAACCGCAGGCCATGCCGCGGCACTCGGCACAAGCGCGCCCGCACTGCTCCTCCTGTCTTGTGTGGCCGTGATCGGCGAGTTTCTGGTCTACTTCTACGCGCCATTCTGGGCCCTCAGGAGGGTCCCGGGGCCTCCAACCAGGTTTCCTCtcggccatctccatctcctcgcCAACCACGGACCAGACGTCTTCCGTGCCATCGCCAAGGAGCACGGCCCCATCTTCAG GTTTCACATGGGGAGGCAGCCGCTGGTGATCGTGGCCAACGCGGAGCTGTGCAAGGAGGTGGGCATCAAGAAGTTCAAGGACATCCGCAACCGGAGCACCCCGCCGCCGACGGTGGGGTCGCTGCACCAGGACGCGCTCTTCCTCACCAGGGACTCCACCTGGTCCTCCATGAGGAACACGGTGGTCCCGCTCTACCAGCCGGCCCGGCTCGCCGGCCTCGTCCCGACGATGCAGCCCTACGTTGACGCGCTGGTGGACAGCGTCGCCGCCTGCCCGGACCAGGACTGCGTCCCCTTCTGCCAGCTCTCGCTGCGCATGGCCATCGACATCATCGGCAGGACGGCCTTCGGCATCGACTTCGGCCTCTGCAAGAAGGTCgccgcggcggacggcggcgaggaCGTGAGGGGGTTCCTGGAGGAGTACAAGAGGTCCATGGAGTTCATCAAGATGGACCTGTCCAGCTCGCTGTCCACCATCCTCGGGCTCTTCCTCCCGTGCGTCCAGACGCCGTGCAAGCGACTGCTGCGGCGGGTGCCCGGCACGGcggactacaagatggaggagaacgagCGGCTGCTGTGCCGCCGCATCGACGCCATCATCGCCGGCCGGCGCAGGGACCGCGAGAACAGCGCCTCCCCGCCGGGCGCCGCGCTGGACTTCATCGCGGCGCTGCTGGACGCGAGGGAGAGCGGCGCCAGGGGCCTGGCGCTGGAGGACAGGCACGTGCGCGCGCTGGCGTACGAGCACCTCATCGCCGGGACCAAGACGACGGCGTTCACGGTGTCGTCGGTGCTGTACCTGGTGTCGTGCCACCCGCGCGTGGAGGAGAGGCTGCTGGCGGAGGTGAACGCGTTCGGCGGCGCGGCCACGGACGCCGACGACCTCCAGGGCAGGTTCCCGTACCTGGACCTGGTGATCAAGGAGGTCATGAGGTTCCACCTGGTGTCGCCGCTGATCGCCAGGGAGACCTCCGAGGAGGTGGAGATCGCTGGGTACCGCCTCCCGAAGGGCACGTACGTGTGGCTGGCGCCGGGGGTGCTGGCCCGCGACGCGCGGCAGTTCCCGGAGCCGGAGGAGTTCCGGCCGGAGCGGTTCGCgccggagggggaggaggagcgagGGCGGCACCCTTACGCGCACATCCCCTTCGGCATCGGGCCGAGGGCGTGCGTGGGGCACAGGTTCGCGCTGCAGCAGGTGAAGCTCGCCGTGGTGCACCTGTACCGACGGTACGTCTTCCGCCACTCGCCGGCCATGGAGTCGCCCATCCAGTTCGACTTCGACCTCGTCCTCGGCTTCCGCCACGGCGTCAAGCTGAGAGCCATGAGGAGGACGAGGAGGGACTGA
- the LOC119324487 gene encoding reticulocalbin-2-like has translation MAQSSAAARKPSAAPTVVLTLVLALASAGLLFLLVHLSPSSPSAHPHPHRRLRLRGAHLRHGGATPHQIPFDPVIADLERRLDDREWERLAAAGLHAPGMESAPVPEDLADYEDEYINDAARFNMTLRVAALFPKIDVDPADDAVTGAELAAWNLASARREVLHRTARELDMHDRDHDGRVAFSEYERPSWAWRFDDNNSTSDGMGWWKEGHFNAADMDGDGFLNLTEFNDFLHPADTTNLKLIHWLCKEEVRERDKDNDGKLNFQEFYNGLFYSVRHYDDETSTDDSNGSDAPARKSFSQLDLDNDGLL, from the exons ATGGCAcagtcgtcggcggcggcgaggaagcCCTCGGCAGCGCCAACCGTCGTCCTGACTCTTGTCCTGGCCCTCGCCTCCGCGGGCCTCCTCTTCCTCCTAGTCCACCTTTCCCCTTCGTCGCCATCCGCGCACCCGCAcccccaccgccgcctccgcctgcgCGGTGCCCACCTCAGGCACGGAGGCGCCACCCCGCACCAGATCCCGTTCGACCCCGTCATCGCGGACCTCGAGCGCCGCCTTGACGACCGCGAGTGGGAGCGCCTGGCTGCCGCGGGGCTGCACGCGCCGGGCATGGAGTCTGCCCCCGTCCCAGAGGACCTCGCGGACTACGAGGACGAGTACATCAATGACGCCGCGCGGTTCAACATGACGCTGCGCGTGGCGGCGCTCTTCCCCAAGATCGACGTCGACCCCGCCGACGACGCCGTGACGGGCGCCGAGCTGGCCGCGTGGAATCTCGCGTCCGCGCGGCGGGAGGTGCTGCACCGCACCGCCCGGGAGCTCGACATGCACGACCGCGACCACGACGGCCGCGTCGCCTTCTCCGAGTACGAGAGGCCCAGCTGGGCTTGGCGGTTCGACG ATAATAACTCAACCAGTGATGGGATGGGATGGTGGAAGGAGGGGCATTTCAATGCTGCTGATATGGATGGTGACGGCTTTCTAAATCTGACGGAGTTTAACGA TTTCTTACATCCAGCTGATACTACCAACCTAAAGCTAATACATTGGTTGTGCAAAGAAGAAGTCAG GGAAAGAGACAAAGATAATGACGGGAAGCTCAATTTCCAAGAGTTTTATAATGGATTGTTTTATTCAGTTCGACATTACGATGATGAAACTTCAACAGATGACTCCAATGGCTCTGATGCACCGGCTAGAAAGTCGTTTTCACAGCTTGATCTGGATAATGATGG GCTTTTGTGA
- the LOC119325296 gene encoding cytochrome P450 711A1-like isoform X2 gives MGRQPLVIVANAELCKEVGIKKFKDIRNRSTPPPTVGSLHQDALFLTRDSTWSSMRNTVVPLYQPARLAGLVPTMQPYVDALVDSVAACPDQDCVPFCQLSLRMAIDIIGRTAFGIDFGLCKKVAAADGGEDVRGFLEEYKRSMEFIKMDLSSSLSTILGLFLPCVQTPCKRLLRRVPGTADYKMEENERLLCRRIDAIIAGRRRDRENSASPPGAALDFIAALLDARESGARGLALEDRHVRALAYEHLIAGTKTTAFTVSSVLYLVSCHPRVEERLLAEVNAFGGAATDADDLQGRFPYLDLVIKEVMRFHLVSPLIARETSEEVEIAGYRLPKGTYVWLAPGVLARDARQFPEPEEFRPERFAPEGEEERGRHPYAHIPFGIGPRACVGHRFALQQVKLAVVHLYRRYVFRHSPAMESPIQFDFDLVLGFRHGVKLRAMRRTRRD, from the coding sequence ATGGGGAGGCAGCCGCTGGTGATCGTGGCCAACGCGGAGCTGTGCAAGGAGGTGGGCATCAAGAAGTTCAAGGACATCCGCAACCGGAGCACCCCGCCGCCGACGGTGGGGTCGCTGCACCAGGACGCGCTCTTCCTCACCAGGGACTCCACCTGGTCCTCCATGAGGAACACGGTGGTCCCGCTCTACCAGCCGGCCCGGCTCGCCGGCCTCGTCCCGACGATGCAGCCCTACGTTGACGCGCTGGTGGACAGCGTCGCCGCCTGCCCGGACCAGGACTGCGTCCCCTTCTGCCAGCTCTCGCTGCGCATGGCCATCGACATCATCGGCAGGACGGCCTTCGGCATCGACTTCGGCCTCTGCAAGAAGGTCgccgcggcggacggcggcgaggaCGTGAGGGGGTTCCTGGAGGAGTACAAGAGGTCCATGGAGTTCATCAAGATGGACCTGTCCAGCTCGCTGTCCACCATCCTCGGGCTCTTCCTCCCGTGCGTCCAGACGCCGTGCAAGCGACTGCTGCGGCGGGTGCCCGGCACGGcggactacaagatggaggagaacgagCGGCTGCTGTGCCGCCGCATCGACGCCATCATCGCCGGCCGGCGCAGGGACCGCGAGAACAGCGCCTCCCCGCCGGGCGCCGCGCTGGACTTCATCGCGGCGCTGCTGGACGCGAGGGAGAGCGGCGCCAGGGGCCTGGCGCTGGAGGACAGGCACGTGCGCGCGCTGGCGTACGAGCACCTCATCGCCGGGACCAAGACGACGGCGTTCACGGTGTCGTCGGTGCTGTACCTGGTGTCGTGCCACCCGCGCGTGGAGGAGAGGCTGCTGGCGGAGGTGAACGCGTTCGGCGGCGCGGCCACGGACGCCGACGACCTCCAGGGCAGGTTCCCGTACCTGGACCTGGTGATCAAGGAGGTCATGAGGTTCCACCTGGTGTCGCCGCTGATCGCCAGGGAGACCTCCGAGGAGGTGGAGATCGCTGGGTACCGCCTCCCGAAGGGCACGTACGTGTGGCTGGCGCCGGGGGTGCTGGCCCGCGACGCGCGGCAGTTCCCGGAGCCGGAGGAGTTCCGGCCGGAGCGGTTCGCgccggagggggaggaggagcgagGGCGGCACCCTTACGCGCACATCCCCTTCGGCATCGGGCCGAGGGCGTGCGTGGGGCACAGGTTCGCGCTGCAGCAGGTGAAGCTCGCCGTGGTGCACCTGTACCGACGGTACGTCTTCCGCCACTCGCCGGCCATGGAGTCGCCCATCCAGTTCGACTTCGACCTCGTCCTCGGCTTCCGCCACGGCGTCAAGCTGAGAGCCATGAGGAGGACGAGGAGGGACTGA